CGGCCCCGCGAGGTGCGCGGAGTTGTAGACGACGCCCCGCTCCTCGCCCGGCTCGTAGGCGCCCCACACCAGGTGGATGCCGAGCCGGCGGGCGAGGTCGGTGTACGGCGCGGTGCCGGCGCCCGGCGACGCCTGGAGCAGGTCCCACAGCTCCTCGGCACCCATCGCGGGACCGAAGCCGGTCGTCACGGTCTCGGGCAGCACGACGAGCTCGGCACCGGTGGCCTCGACGGAGCGCTCGACCCAGGTCAGCGCGCGTTCGGTGTTGCCCGCGATGGACTCGGGCGTCAGCGGCGCCGAGCTCGGGGCGACCTGGACGGCGGCAGCGACGACGTCACGCATCAGCGGGACCGCCGTCCGAGCAGGGCGCCGACGACGACCCCGACGAGCACGAGGCCGGCGCCGGTGAGGGTGCCCTTGAGGAAGGCGTCCGGCGAACCGCCCGCGGAGGGCGCGGACGCGGCCGCACCCGGCCGCGAGAAGCTGCGCTGGCCCTCGGCCCCGGTCGAGGCCGAGGCCGCGGCGTTGCCCGCCCCGCCCTCGCGCGTCTCGGCCGCGGTCTGGTCGGTGGGGCTGATCGCGGAGGCCGTCGGGCCGACGGGCGCCGGGCCGTTCTGGAGGTGGTCGTCGATCGCCTTGAAGAACTCGGCCGCGAGGCGCTTGCCGACGCTGGCGAGCATCCGCTGGCTGACGCCGCCGATCATGCCGCCGACGACGGCGTCGGCGACGAAGCGGATGAGGGTGCCCTCGCCCTGCGCCTCCATGTCGACGTCGACCTCGACCTGGATGGTGCCGGGGCCCCCGGCGCCGGAGGCGACCATCTTCAGGTAGTGCGGCTCCCGCTTGTCCTTGAGGTGCACCTCGCCCTCGTAGGTGCCGCGGATCGCGGCGACGCCGGCGCTGATCGTCATCCGGTAGGAGTCCTCGGTGACCGTCTCGAGCTGCTGGCAGCCCGGGATCGTGGCGACGAGGACGGCCGGGTCGTTGAACGCCGCCCAGAGGGCGTCGATGCTGCTGGTCAGCGTTGCTTCGCCGGTGACCTTCACGCGCGGGCCTCACTTTCGGTGGATGCTGCGGGGGTTGCCGCAGAGGAGTGCTCGGGGAGGACGGACGCCGGGTCGACCCAGCGCACGCTCTCCGTCCCCGGCATGGTGTTGACGAGCGGCTCGGGGTACGCCGCGGCGCGGCGCAGGTCGAACAGCTCGGACGGCGAGATCGGCATCCGCACGATCGGGATGCCCTCGGCGTCCTCGATGGCCGCCGCGATGGCCGCGGAGGTCGGGATCACGCCGGCCTCGCCCGCGCCCTTGATCCCCAGCGGGTTGAGCGGGGAGGGCGTCTCCAGGTGGTCGATGTCGATGCTGGTGGGCACCTCGGAGGCGTACGGCATGAGGAAGTCCATGAAGGACGCGTTGGCCAGCTGGCCGGCCTCGTCGTACGCCATGATCTCGTAGAGCGCGCCGCCGACGCCCTGGGCGACGCCGCCGTGGATCTGGCCCTCGACGATGCGGGGGTTGATCATCTTCCCGCAGTCGTGCACGACGGCGTACTTGAGGATCGAGATCTCCGCCGTCTCCGGGTCGGTCTCCACGATGACGGCGTGGGCGCCGGCCGCGAAGGTCGAGTACGGCGGGGAGTAGTAGTCCGTCTCGTCGAGGCCGGGCTTCTCCCCCGGCGCGACCGGCGGCTTGGCGTAGTCGACCGGGCCGCCGCTGAACTGGGTGGCGGCCTTGCTGGCCTCGTCGAACGCGTAGCGCAGCGGGTTGGACAGCACCGCGACGGTGCCGATGCCCACGGCGGTCGAGGGGTCGCCCTTGACCTGCACCATGCCCTCGACGATCTCGAGGTCGCCCGGGTCGGCCTCGAGCGCGTCGGCGGCGAGCCGCAGCGTGCGCTCCTTGACCTTGCGGGCGGCGAGCGCGATCGCGCTGCCGCTCATGACGGCACCGCGGGACGCGAAGGTGCCGACGGAGTAGCCGAAGCGGCGCGTGTCACCGGTCGTGACGATGACGTCCTCGAACGGCACCCCGAGCTCGGTCGCGACGATCTGCGCGAACGCGGTCTGGTGGCCCTGGCCCTGCGACGTGATGCCGGTCGCGACCTTGACCTTGCCCGAGGTCAGCACCTGCACGTGGCCACCCTCGTACGGGCCGGGGCCGGTGCCCTCGACGTAGAACCCCAGGCCGATGCCGACCTTGCGGCCCTCGGCGCGGGCGTCGGCGCGGATCTTCTCGAACTCGTCCCAGCCCACCAGCGTGCGCAGCTTGTCGGCGAGCGCCGGGTAGTTGCCCGAGTCGTAGCGCAGCGGCCGCCCGTCCTGGAACATCAGGCCGAAGTCGACCGGGAAGTCCTCGGGCTGGATGAAGTTGGCGGCGCGCACGTCGAGGCGGTCCTTGCCCAGGTACTGCGCGATGCGGTCCATCGTGCGCTCCATGGCGTAGACGCCCTGGGGCCGGCCGGCGCCGCGGTACGGCGTCACGAGCACCGTGTTGGTGTAGAGGCTCGTGAACGTCACCCGGTAGGCGCCCGGCCGGTAGGGGCCGAGCAGCTGCGTGGAGGCGTTGATCGGCACGATGAGGCCGTAGGGGATGTAGGCGCCGTGGTCGTGGAGGATGTCGACCTCTAGCCCGAGGACGCGACCGTCGTCGTCGAAGCCGACCTGCACGGTGAGCAGCTGGGCGCGCTCGTGGGCGCTGGAGACGAAGTGCTCGCGCCGGTCCTCGGTCCACTTCACGTCGCGGCCGAGCCGGATCGCGGCCCACGGGACCATGATCTCCTCGGGCCACGGGTGCACGATCTTCACGCCGAAGCCGCCGCCGACGTCGGGGGTCACGACGTCGACCTGGGTCAGCTCGAGGCCGAGCTTCGCCGAGACCGCGCCGCGCACGCCGGTCGACGTCTGCGTCGCCGTCCAGAGCGTCAGCTTCTCCTCGTGGGCGTCCCAGCGGGCGTGGACGCCCTTGCCCTCCATGGGCATGCAGGCGCTGCGCTCGATGTCCCACTCGAAGGTCAGGCGGTGCGGGGCCTCGGCCACCGCGCTGGCGGCGTCGCCGTACGCCTGGGTCGAGACCGCGGCGGCGTTGCCGGGGATGTCGTCGTAGACGAGCTCCTCGGCCGCGGCCGCCTTGCGGAGACCGACGACGGGCTTGAGCACCTCGTAGTCGACCTTCACGAGCGCCGCGGCGTCCTCCGCGACGTACCGGTCGCGGGCGATGACCATCGCGACGGCCTCGCCGACGTGGTTCACCGCGTCCTTCGCCAGGGCGTAGCCGGTGCGCGGGTGGGTGAGGTCGGGGTGCGGGATGAGCAGCGGCAGGGGCTCCGCGGCCGGGCCGGAGAGGTCGTCCCACGTGTAGACGGCGACGACGCCCTCGAGCTCGTAGGCCTCGTAGGGGTCGATGTCGCGGATCCGGGCGCGGGCGTGGGGCGTGCGCACGAACGCGGCGTGGAGGGTGCGGTCGTCGCCGATGTCGTCGACGTAGCGGCCCTTGCCGGTCACCAGGCGCGGGTCCTCGACGCGCTTGACGGGCTCGCCGAAGCTGCGGGTGCTCACGCGTCGCTCCCCTCGGTGGACCCGGCGCGCTCCTTCTGGATCTCCGCGGCGCGGAGCACGGAGGCGACGATGTTCTGGTACCCGGTGCAGCGGCACAGGTTGCCGCCGACGGCCTCGCGGGCCTCCTCGGGCGTCGGGTCGGGGTTCTCCTCGATGAACGCGGAGACGGTCGTGAGGAAGCCGGGCGTGCAGAAGCCGCACTGCAGGCCGTGGCAGTCGACGAACGCCTGCTGCGTGGGGCTCAGCCGACCGTCCGGCTCCGTGAGGCCCTCGACGGTGGTGACGTCGTGGTCCTCGGCGCTCACCGCGAGCATGAGGCAGCTGCGCACGGGCTCGCCGTCGAGCAGCACGGTGCAGGCGCCGCAGACGCCGTGCTCGCAGCCGACGTGGGTGCCGGTCAGGCCGAGGTCCTGGCGCAGGGCGTCGCAGAGGGTGCGGCGCACCGGCAGCTCGACGCGGCGGGGCATCCCGTTGACGCGGAGCCGCACCTCGAGGTGCTGCTCGCCGACGTCCGTGTGGTCCGTGCTCGTCATGCCCGTGCTCCTTCGGTCGTCGTGATCGCGCGCGCCGCGGCCTCGCGGGTCAGGCGCTTCGTCAGCACCGACGCGAGGTGGCGGCGGAAGTCGGCGCTCGCGTGGAGGTCGCCCGGCGGGTCGATCCGGTCGCGCACCCAGTCGCCGAGAGCGGCGTGGTCCACCTCGTCGTACGCGGTGCCGCGCACCACCTCGGTCAGGTCGAGCACCTCGGGGACGTCGTGGACGGAGACGAGGGAGAGCTGCAGCGAGACGTACTGCTCCGCCTCGTCGAGCACCGCCACGACGCCGGCGCCGCACATGGCGTAGTCGCCGTGGCGACGGCAGATCTCGTCGAAGGCGGTGCCGAAGCGGCCCTCCGGGGCGGGGAAGTACGCCGCCACCGCCAGCTCGTCGTAGGCGAGGCACGACTCCATGGGGCCCACGAAGAAGTCGGCGGCGTCGATGGTGCGCTCGCCGCGGACGGAGCGCGCGACGACGTGCCCGCCGAGGAGGGCGAGCACGGTCGGCATCTCGGCGGAGGGGTCGGCGTGGGCGAGGCTGCCCACGGTCGTGCCGCGGTTGCGGATCGTCGGGTGGGCGACGTGGCGCAGCGCCTGGCCGACGAGCGGCACGGCCGCCGCGGCGGCCTCGTCGCGCTCGAGACGAGCGTGGCGCACGAGGGCGCCGATGCGGACCCCGGCGTCGTCCACCTCCAGCGCCGACAGCTCGTCGGTCAGTCGGTTGATGTCGACGAGGTGGGCCGGCGAGGCCAGGCGCATGGCCATGACCGGCACCAGGCTCTGACCTCCTGCCAGCACCTTCGCGTCCGTGCTGTGCTCCGCGAGCACGTCGAGAGCCTCGGCCACGGTGCGGGGTGCGTGGTAGGTGAACTTCGGGGTCTTCATGGTCTCCCTGTCCGGTGAGGGAGGCCTGCACCCTCCTGCAGGCCTCCCCGTGTCCGTGCGGTGTCCGGCTGAGGGCCGGTGGCGACGCTCAGCGGGCGACGGGTCCGTCCGCCGGGCCGCCGGTGGGGCCGGGGGTGCCGGCCCGGTCGTCGCCCGCGTGGTCGCCGAGCCAGTCCGCGGGCGCGAACGGCTTGACGGCGTGGTAGGCCACGATGGTCACGATCGTGCCGAGAGCGATGCCGGTGATCGAGAACGAGTCGGTGAACGTGAGCGCCACGTCGCCGATGCCGATGACGAGACCGGCGGCCAGCGGCACCAGGTTGAGCGGGCTGCCGAACGAGACCTTGTTGTCCACCCAGATCTTCGCGCCCAGCAGGCCGATCATGCCGTAGAGCACCACGGTGATGCCGCCGAGCACGCCGCTGGGGACGGCCGCGACGACCGCGCCGAACTTCGGCGAGAAGCCGAAGAGGATCGCGACGACCGCGGCGACGTAGTAGGCCGCCGTCGAGTAGACGCGGGTGGCCGCCATGACGCCGATGTTCTCGGCGTACGTCGTGGTCGGCGAGCCGCCGACGAGGCCGGCGAGCGCGGTGCCCGCACCGTCGCCCATGAACGCGCGGCCCATGTAGGGGTTGAGGTTGCGCTTGGTCATCTCCTCGACGGCCTTCACGTGGCCGGCGTTCTCGGCGACGAGCGCGATGACGCCCGGGATGATGAGCAGGATGAACGTGGCGCTGAAGGTCGGCAGGTGCGCGCCCGAGAGCACGGTGCCGTCGGGCTGCGTGATGCTCTCCGGCAGGCCGATCCAGTTCGCGGCGCCCACGGCGGAGAAGTTGATGCGATCGGCCTCGGAGCCGTCGGCCGCCGTCAGCGGGCCGGACACCGTGTCGAGGAACCACGAGAACGCGGTGCCGAAGATGAGGCCCATGAGCACGGCGACGCGCGAGATGAAGCCGCGCACCACGACGGAGACGACGATGACGAAGACCATCGTGGCCAGCGCGGTCCACTGGTCGGCGGGCCAGTAGATGTCGGCGACGACCGGCGCCAGGTTGAAGCCGATGAGCATGACGACCGCGCCGGTGACGGCGGGCGGCAGGACCTTGTCGATCATGCGGCCGCCGACGAAGTGCACGAGCACGCCGATGCCGAACAGGATCACGCCGGCCACGAGGATCGCGCCGGTGACGTCGGAGCTCTCGCCGCCCTGCGCGCGGATCGCGCCCGCCGCCGCGACGAACGCGGCGCTGGTGCCCAGGTAGGACGGGATCTTGTCGTTGACGATCAGCAGGAACAGGATCGTCGCGATGCCGGACATGAGCACGGCGAGCTGCGGGTTGAGGCCCATGATGATCGGGAACACGAATGTGGCGCCGAACATCGCGACCACGTGCTGCGCACCGAGACCGATGGTCCGCGGCCACGACAGGCGCTCGTCCGGCGCGACGACCCCGCCCGGGGGCGGCGTGCCACCGTCTCCGTAGAGCGTCCACTTCAAAGCCATCGCAGTCTCCTCTCAAGGGCGGCACGTCCTGCGTGCCCTGGTGCCGTGCTGCCCGAGCATCGGACCGACGTGTGGCCTCGACCACACGCGGTCCGCTGAGCCTACGGAGACGCCACCCCCGCTACATCATCGACTTCTGCCAGCGTCACCGCTGCCGCGTTGTGCACTTCTGGCCACGGGGACACGTTGCGGCAACACCTCGCTCACCGACCGCAACGAGAGCGCCTGCAACGCGACGGCGATGTTGAGCCGCAGGTGCGCGTCGGTGGTGAACGGCCCGATCATCCGCTCCAGCTTGGTGATCCGGTAGCGCAGGGTGTTGTAGTGGAAGAGCAGGTGCCGCGCGGTCTCCGCGACGTTGAGGTTGTGGTCGAGCAGGGCCTGCAGCGTCGTGCGCAGGTCGTCGCTCTCGGCGTCGTCCGAGGCGAGCTCGCCGAGGGTGTCCGCGACGAAGCCGGCCAGCTCCCCGGGGTCGGAGACGAGGCTGAGCAGGCGGTGGATGCCGAGGGAGTCGAACTCGACGACCGCGCCCGGCCCCTGCAGCCACCGTCCGACCCGGACGGCGCTCCGCGCCTGCTCGTACGCCGCGGGCAGGTCCCCCACGTCGGTGAAGACGCGCGAGAGACCGGTGCAGAAGGTGCGTCGGCCGCCGCCCCCGTCGCCGGCGACGCGCGTGACGAAGGGCCGCACGAGGTCGCGCACGCTGCCGCCGCGGTCGGGGTCGACCCCGAGCACCACCACGACCTCCCCGCCGAGGCCGACGACGGCCGCGCCGGGATCGGCGGAGCGGACGACGGAACGCCAGGCGGCGAAGAACCGGTCCTGCGGGGGCGCGGCGCCAGCCGCCGGCCGGAAGGGCGGCGGCGGGTCGTCGTGCTGCGCGACGAGCACGACCGCGGGCCGCTCGAAGCGCCAGCCGAGCATCGCGGCGTGGGCGACGACCTCGTCGGGGTCGCCGGCGCGGCCGGCCAGCACGTCGCGCAGGAAGTCGCCCTCGTACTTGCTCTCGACGGCCGCCAGCTCGCGCTGCTTGGTGATGCTCAGCGCCATGACCGTGGCGGCGCGGCGCAGCGCGTGCTCGTCGGCCGGCTCGAGGCTGCGCCGCGTGGCCGTGGCGACGAGGCGGCCGTGGTCCTGGCGTCCGGCGACCACGGGCACGACGATGCGCTGCGGGGGGCCGTCGCTGAACCCGTAGGCCAGCGTCTCCACCCGCACGCGCCCGGTGGGGTCGCGCTCGAGCCCGTCGTCCTCGCTGATGTCCTCGGGCCCGTGCGCGGCGCGGCCGGGCTCGGTGCGGTCGGTCTCGACCAGCACCCGGCCGTCGGCGGTCGTCACCAGCACGCGCGCCCCGACGAGCCGCGACACGTGGTCGGCGACCTCGGCGAGACCCTCCCCCGCGGTGATCCGCTGGAGGAGCTCGTGGTGGAGGTGCTCGGAGCGGGCCAGCAGCACGCTCTGGCGGTTGAGCACCTCGGACAGCACGACGGAGAGCACGTCGTCGAAGCCGAGGTCGGGCAGCGTGAGCACGGGGAACGAGCGCCGCTCGGCCTCCTCCAGCACGCTCGCGGGGAGGGCGTCGATGTAGCGCCCGAGCTTGATCCCGAGCCCCGCGGCGCCGCGCTCGTCGAGCTCGACGACGAGGTCGACGAGCTGCTCGGGGTCCTCCCGCAGCGGGTAGCCCGTGGTCAGCAGCAGCTCCTGCTCCCGCATCCAGGGCCCGATGTCGGGCACCTCCATGACGTTGAGGCGCTCGATGCGGCGGCGCAGCCCGGCCGCCCCGGCGACGCAGGTGGTGCCCGCCAGCTCGGGCAGCTCGAGCATCTGGGCGACGGAGATCCCGTAGCCCCAGGACTCCTGCACCGGGCGGTCGAAGATCATGGGCGACACTTGTCCAGAGTCACCGTGATCCTTGGCACTTTCGTACATGGGGGGACCGTACCCGCTCCGACTAGCGTCCGTGCGGTGACCTCCCCCGCCGACGCCGACCTCGCGCTGAGCGGCCGCGTGGCCGCCCCGGCCCGCGAGCTGCGGGTCGCGCTGGCGGCCCGCGCCGCGGCGTACCTCGTCGACGCCGGCAGCGGTCAGCCCGTCTGTGCGCTCGTCGAGCACGACGCCGTCGTCGTGCCCGACGCGGTGCGGCTCCCGCCCGGGCTGGCCTGGGAACAGGTGCTCGCGGCCCGCACCACCCACCCGATCCTCCTCGGCGACGACGTCCTGCGCTGCGACGACGTGGTCGTCCCCGTGCGCGCCGCCACGGACAGCCGCCTGCGGATCGCCGGGGTCGACGCCGCCGACCCCGCCGCCGCGGCCCGACGCCTGACCGCGGCACGGGACCGCGTCGCGGCGCGGACCGCGGCCACCGACTCCCCCTGGCCCGCCGTGACCCACGCCTGGACCGGCGGCCACGCCACCCCGGCCGCCCTGGCCACCGACGCCCCCGGGCTGGTCGGCCGCGGCCCCGGCCTCACGCCGACCGGCGACGACCTCTGCTCCGGCGTGCTGCTCGTGCACCGGGTGCTCGGGACGCCCGGCACCGACGCCGCGGCCGCCGTCGTGCTCGACCTGGCCCGCACCCGCACCACCACGGCCTCCCGCCTGCTCCTCGCCGCCGCCGCCGAGGGGCGCGCGACCCCCGCCGCACGGCGCGTGCTCACCACCCTGCTCGCCCCCGCTCCCGGGGGCCCCGAGGTCACTGGCGCCCTCGGGGTCCTCGACCGCCACGTCGCCGCCCTGCTGGCCCTCGGCCACACGTCGGGCGCCGACCTCGCCGACGGGATCCGCGACGGCCTGCTCGCCGCCTCCGGCTCCCGCTCCCTGCTCTCCCCCGTGCCGTCCACCGAGAGGAACTGCGCATGAGCGCCACTGGTACCGACGTCCACCACGTCGAGGTCCGACGGGGGCGGTACGTCGACTCCGTCTCCCTGATGCAGGTCTCCGCGACCGTGGCGGCGACGCCCGGCGTCCACAAGGCCCAGGTCGCGATGGCGACCGAGCTCAACCTGGACGTGCTGACCGGCATGGGGTTCGAGATCCCGGCCGACGCCGGCCCGAACGACATGATCGTCGCCGTCTCCGCGGAGGGCGACGAGGCCGTCGCCGCCGCACTGGCCGTCATGGAGGACGCCGTCGCGTCCATCGGTCGCGGCGGGGGCTCCGGTGACACGTTCGGCGGCGAGCCCGCCCCGCGCACCACCCGCTGGGCGGTCGAGCGCAGCGGCGCTCCCCTCGCGGTCGTCTCCGTGCCGGGCGAGCACGCGTTCGCCGAGGCCATGGGCGCCCTCGACGCGGGCAGCTCCGTGCTCGTCTTCAGCGACAACGTGCCGCTCGAGCACGAGGTGCTCCTCAAGCGCACGGCCGCCGACCGCGGCCTGCTCGTCATGGGCCCCGACTGCGGCACGGCCATCGTCGGCGGCGTCGGCCTCGGCTTCGCCAACGTCGTGCGCCGCGGCCCGGTCGGCGTCGCCGCCGCCTCCGGCACCGGCGCCCAGCAGTTCACCAGCCTCCTGCACACCGCGGGCGTCGGCGTCTCCCACTGCCTCGGCCTGGGCGGGCGCGACCTGTCCGAGGCCGTCGGCGGCCTCTCGGCCCGCGCGGCGCTCGCCGCCCTCGACGCGGACCCCGCCACCGAGGTCATCGTCGTCGTCTCGAAGCCCCCGCACCCGGCCGTCGCGGCCGACCTGCAGGAGTACGCCGCCACGCTCGCCACCCCCGTCCACCTCGTGCTGCTCGGGGCCGGCCAGCCGACCATCACGGCCGGCGTCGAGAAGGTGCTCGCCGAGCTCGGCGTGGACCGCCCGGACTGGCCCACGTGGGGCGTGCCCGACGAGGCACCCCGGGTCAGCGGGGCCCTGCGCGGCCTCTTCGCGGGCGGCACCCTCTGCGACGAGTCCATGCTCATCGCGGCCGAGACCCTCGGCGACATCCGCTCCAACATCCCGCTGCGGCCCGAGCTGGCCCTGCCGGCCGGTCTCGAGCACGACGGCCACCTGATGATCGACTTCGGCGACGACACCCTCACCCAGGGTCGTCCCCACCCGATGATCGACCCGGGCCTGCGCCTCGCGCGGCTCGAGAAGGAGGCGGCCGACCCGGCCACCGGCGTCGTGCTCCTCGACGTGGTGCTCGGCCACGGGGCGCACGCCGACCCGGCGGGCGACCTCGCCCCGGCGGTCACCGCTGCGCGCCGTACCGCCGCCGACGCGGGCCGCGAGCTCGCCGTCGTCATCTCCCTGTGCGGCACCGACGCCGACCCGCAGGGTCTCGAGGCCCAGGCCGCCGCGCTCGCGGCGGCCGGCGCCTCCGTCTTCTCGTCCAACGCCGCGGCGACCCGCTACGCGGTCGCCCTCGTCTCCGGAGGCCAGCGATGAACACCCTCGACCTTCTCGACGGCACGCCGTCCGTCGTCGGCACCGGCGTCGCCCTCTTCTCCGACGCGCTGCGCGCCCAGGGCGTCGACGTCACCGACGTCGACTGGACCCCGCCGCCCGCCGGCACCTCCGCCGCCCTGGCCCGCGTGCTCGCCGACCCGCGCCGCGTCGAGGCGAACCGCCTCGCCGCGGAGCGCATGCTCGCCGCGGGCGCCGAGCTCGTCGACGTGCGCCTGGCCAGCGAGGCGCTCGACCTCCAGCCCGGCCACTTCCTGCACGCCGGTCCCCCGATCACCTGGGAGCGCGCCTCCGGGCCGCTCCGCGGCGCGCTCATCGGCGCGGTGCTGTTCGAGGGCCTCGCCAGCGGTCCCGAGGAGGCGGAGCGCAAGCTCGCGTCGGGGTCCTTCACGTGGGAGCCCTGCCACCACCGCGGCGCCGTCGGCCCCATGGCCGGTGTCGTGAGCCCGTCGATGTGGGTCTTCGAGCTCACCGACCCGTCCAGCGGGCGCACGTCGTGGTGCTCGCTCAACGAGGGTCTCGGCAAGGTGCTGCGGTACGGCGCCTACAGCGAGGAGGTCATCACCCGCCTCCGCTGGATGAGCGAGGTGCTCGGCCCCGCCCTGCAGAGCGGCGTGCGCCGCGCCCGCGACCGCGGCGCGGAGCTCGACATGCTGGCGATCGTCGCGCAGATGGTGCAGATGGGCGACGAGGGCCACAACCGCAACCGCGCCGGGACGCTCATGTTCATGCGCGACCTGCTCCCCGACATCCTCGAGGCCGGCGTGGACCCGCTGCGCCTGGCGGAGGTCGTGCGGTTCATCGGCGGCAACGACCACTTCGCCCTCAACCTGGTGATGCCGACCTGCAAGCTCATCACGAGCG
This Nocardioides alkalitolerans DNA region includes the following protein-coding sequences:
- a CDS encoding DUF1116 domain-containing protein translates to MNTLDLLDGTPSVVGTGVALFSDALRAQGVDVTDVDWTPPPAGTSAALARVLADPRRVEANRLAAERMLAAGAELVDVRLASEALDLQPGHFLHAGPPITWERASGPLRGALIGAVLFEGLASGPEEAERKLASGSFTWEPCHHRGAVGPMAGVVSPSMWVFELTDPSSGRTSWCSLNEGLGKVLRYGAYSEEVITRLRWMSEVLGPALQSGVRRARDRGAELDMLAIVAQMVQMGDEGHNRNRAGTLMFMRDLLPDILEAGVDPLRLAEVVRFIGGNDHFALNLVMPTCKLITSAAADIPGSTVVTVMARNGTDFGIQVSGTGQQWFTGPAQTPSGMFLGDYGPDDANPDIGDSAITETAGIGGFAMAAAPAIVRFIGGEVGDALTATRLMYQITTTENQRLGVPILDFRGTPTGIDVTKVLASGVLPQINTGMAGRVAGVGQVGAGLVTPPMECFEGAVQALAAAAPTLG